GTACCAGCGCGGCATCGCCGACCTGGACGGACACCAGTGGGAAGTGTTCTACATGGACGAAGCGCAGTTCCCGTCGCAGTAGACGTTCGAGGCTTGCGTCGTGGCGGCGGGCGATGGTGTGATCGGCGGCATGAATGATGCCGCCGTCCATCGCCGCCTCGACGCCTTGTGGCGGATGGAATCGCCGAAGTTGCTGGCGCGGCTCACCCGCATCACCGGCAACATCGACACCGCCGAGGAACTGGCGCAGGACGTGCTGGTCGGCGCGCTGGAACGCTGGCCGCGCGAGGGCGTGCCGGACAACCCGGCGGCGTGGCTGATGACCGCGGCCAAGCACCGCGCCATCGACCACGTCCGCCAGCGCCAGCTGCACGCGCGCAAGCAAGGCGAATACGGCATCGAACTGGAATTGCACGGGGCCGACATGCAGGGCGACGATGCGCAACGGTTGGCGGACGACGACATCGGCGACGACCTGCTGCGGCTGCTGTTCGTCAGCTGCCACCCGGTGTTGCCGATGGAGTCGCGGGTGGCGCTGACCTTGCGCATGCTCGGCGGCCTGAGCACGCCGGAGATCGCCCGCGCCTTCCTGCAGCAGGAAACGACGGTGGCGCAGCGCATCGTCCGCGCCAAGCGCACCCTGGCCGAGAAGCAGGTGCCGTTCGAGGTGCCGCGCAAGGCGGATTTGCCGGAGCGCGTGGATGCGGTGCTGGAAGTCCTCTACCTGGTGTTCAACGAAGGCTATGCCGCGACCAGCGGCGAGGACTGGATGCGGCCGGCGTTGTGCGAGGAAGCGTTGCGGTTGACGCGCGTACTAGTCGGCCTGTTGCCGAACGAGCCCGAGGCGCTCGGCCTGCTCGCGTTGATGGAACTGCAGGCGTCGCGCATGCCGGCGCGCACGCAGGCGGACGGCACGCCGATCCTGCTGCCGGAGCAGAACCGCGCGCGCTGGGACCGGCTGCAGATCCGGCGCGGGTTCAATGCGCTGGAGCGCGCGCAGCGGCTTGGAGGTGCGCAAGGGCCGTACGCGCTGCAGGCCGCGATCGCCGCCTGCCATGCGCGCGCCTTGCGTGCCGAAGACACCGATTGGACCCGCATCGCCGGCTTGTATGCGCTGCTGGCGCGTGCGATGCCGTCGCCGGTGGTGGAGCTCAACCGCGCGGTCGCGGTCGGCAAGGCGTTCGGCGCCGAGGCCGGCCTGGCGATCGCCGATGCGTTGCGCGATGTGCCGTCCTTGCGGGGTTACGCACCCCTGCATGCGGTGCGCGGCGACCTGCTGCAGCAACTCGGACGGAACGACGAGGCGCGCGCCGAGTTTTCCCGTGCCGCGGAGCTGACTGGCAATGCGCGCGAACGCGAAGTGTTGGCGGCTCGCGCGGCGGCCTGCAGCCCGGCCTGAAACGACGAAGCCGCCCGTGGGCGGCTTCGCCGGACGCGGGTCGCCG
Above is a genomic segment from Thermomonas aquatica containing:
- a CDS encoding RNA polymerase sigma factor, which translates into the protein MNDAAVHRRLDALWRMESPKLLARLTRITGNIDTAEELAQDVLVGALERWPREGVPDNPAAWLMTAAKHRAIDHVRQRQLHARKQGEYGIELELHGADMQGDDAQRLADDDIGDDLLRLLFVSCHPVLPMESRVALTLRMLGGLSTPEIARAFLQQETTVAQRIVRAKRTLAEKQVPFEVPRKADLPERVDAVLEVLYLVFNEGYAATSGEDWMRPALCEEALRLTRVLVGLLPNEPEALGLLALMELQASRMPARTQADGTPILLPEQNRARWDRLQIRRGFNALERAQRLGGAQGPYALQAAIAACHARALRAEDTDWTRIAGLYALLARAMPSPVVELNRAVAVGKAFGAEAGLAIADALRDVPSLRGYAPLHAVRGDLLQQLGRNDEARAEFSRAAELTGNAREREVLAARAAACSPA